In a single window of the Bacillus clarus genome:
- the recG gene encoding ATP-dependent DNA helicase RecG — MNEVVQVPVTDVKGIGEETSELLHEMGIYTVSHLLEHFPYRYEDYAMKDLAEVKHDERVTVEGKVHSAPLLQYYGKKKSRLTVRVLVGRYLITAVCFNRPYYKQKLKLDETVTITGKWDQHRQTIAVSELHFGPVVCQQEVEPVYSVKGKLTVKQMRRFIAQALKEYGDSIVEVLPDGLLSRYKLLPRYDALRALHFPVGQEDLKQARRRFVYEEFFLFQLKMQALRKMERESSMGTKKEISMEELQEFTDALPFPLTSAQNRVVNEIMKDMESPYRMNRLLQGDVGSGKTVVAAIALYAAKLACYQGALMVPTEILAEQHYQSLAETFSHFNMKIELLTSSVKGARRREILAKLEQGEVDILVGTHALIQDEVIFHRLGLVITDEQHRFGVAQRRVLREKGESPDVLFMTATPIPRTLAITAFGEMDVSIIDEMPAGRKVIETYWAKHDMLDRVLGFVEKEVKKGRQAYVICPLIEESEKLDVQNAIDLHSMLMHHYQGKFQVGLMHGRLSSQEKEEVMGQFSENEVQILVSTTVVEVGVNVPNATVMVIYDAERFGLSQLHQLRGRVGRGSEQSYCLLIADPKSETGKERMRIMTETNDGFVLSEKDLELRGPGDFFGSKQSGLPEFKVADMVHDYRALETARQDAAILVDSEAFWHNDQYAALRIYLEGTGVFQGEKLD; from the coding sequence TTGAATGAAGTTGTACAAGTTCCTGTTACGGATGTAAAGGGAATCGGAGAAGAAACATCTGAGTTATTACATGAGATGGGAATTTATACAGTTTCTCATCTACTAGAACATTTTCCGTACCGTTATGAAGATTATGCGATGAAAGACTTGGCGGAAGTAAAGCATGACGAGCGTGTGACAGTTGAAGGGAAAGTGCATAGTGCACCTTTATTGCAATATTATGGGAAGAAAAAATCACGCCTTACTGTTCGTGTCCTTGTTGGTCGTTATTTAATTACAGCTGTATGTTTTAATAGACCATATTATAAACAGAAGTTAAAGCTAGATGAAACGGTAACGATTACTGGTAAATGGGATCAACATCGCCAAACGATTGCTGTATCTGAGCTTCACTTTGGACCAGTTGTATGCCAGCAAGAGGTAGAGCCTGTATATTCGGTCAAGGGAAAATTGACGGTAAAACAAATGCGTCGTTTTATTGCGCAAGCATTGAAAGAGTATGGGGATTCTATCGTTGAAGTGTTACCAGATGGATTGCTAAGTCGTTATAAATTATTACCGCGCTATGATGCGCTTAGAGCATTACATTTCCCGGTCGGTCAAGAGGATTTAAAACAGGCACGTCGTCGGTTTGTATATGAAGAGTTTTTCTTATTCCAACTTAAAATGCAAGCACTTCGAAAAATGGAACGAGAAAGTTCAATGGGAACGAAAAAAGAAATTTCGATGGAGGAATTACAAGAGTTTACCGATGCCCTTCCATTCCCACTTACTAGTGCACAAAACCGAGTTGTTAATGAAATCATGAAAGATATGGAATCTCCGTATAGAATGAATCGATTATTACAAGGGGATGTAGGATCAGGAAAGACTGTTGTGGCCGCAATCGCTCTTTATGCAGCTAAGTTAGCATGTTATCAAGGGGCTTTGATGGTGCCTACAGAAATTTTAGCTGAGCAACACTATCAGTCACTTGCTGAGACGTTTTCTCATTTTAATATGAAGATCGAGTTGCTAACGAGTTCTGTAAAAGGAGCGAGACGTCGTGAAATTTTGGCGAAGCTTGAACAAGGAGAGGTAGATATTCTTGTTGGGACGCATGCTTTAATTCAAGATGAAGTTATTTTTCATAGGCTTGGGCTCGTTATTACTGATGAACAGCATCGATTTGGTGTTGCGCAACGTCGTGTCTTACGGGAGAAAGGTGAAAGTCCCGATGTACTATTTATGACAGCGACTCCAATCCCACGAACGCTAGCAATTACTGCATTTGGAGAGATGGATGTTTCAATTATTGATGAGATGCCAGCGGGCCGGAAAGTTATTGAAACGTATTGGGCAAAACACGATATGCTAGATCGCGTTCTTGGCTTTGTTGAAAAAGAAGTGAAAAAAGGAAGACAAGCTTATGTTATTTGTCCTCTTATTGAAGAGTCTGAGAAACTAGATGTGCAAAATGCTATCGATTTACATAGTATGTTGATGCATCATTATCAAGGGAAATTCCAAGTTGGATTGATGCATGGAAGGTTATCTTCTCAAGAAAAAGAAGAGGTTATGGGGCAATTTAGTGAAAATGAAGTACAAATTCTTGTTTCGACAACAGTAGTTGAGGTAGGTGTGAACGTACCGAATGCGACTGTTATGGTTATTTATGATGCGGAGCGATTTGGCTTATCTCAGCTTCATCAGTTGCGAGGACGTGTTGGGCGTGGGAGTGAACAATCGTATTGTTTATTAATCGCAGATCCAAAATCGGAAACTGGAAAAGAGCGTATGCGAATTATGACCGAAACGAATGATGGATTTGTATTATCAGAAAAAGATTTAGAGTTACGAGGTCCTGGGGATTTCTTTGGAAGTAAGCAAAGTGGTCTGCCAGAGTTTAAGGTGGCTGACATGGTACATGATTATAGGGCATTGGAAACAGCTAGACAAGATGCGGCGATATTAGTTGATTCAGAAGCATTTTGGCATAATGATCAGTATGCTGCGTTGCGTATTTATCTTGAGGGAACAGGTGTATTCCAAGGAGAAAAGCTCGATTAA
- a CDS encoding DAK2 domain-containing protein has product MSIQKIDGKRLSQMIIQGANNLTNNVQLVDALNVFPVPDGDTGTNMNLSMTSGAREVKANPSQHAGKVGVSLAKGLLMGARGNSGVILSQLFRGFSKSIEQKEELTTVDFAAALEAGVETAYKAVMKPIEGTILTVARETGKYAVTVAKKQRDFVLFMEDVVKEANASLNRTPDLLPVLKQVGVVDSGGKGLVVVYEGFLADLKGETISSEVPVQPSMNEMVRAEHHRSVQSQLSTEDIKYGYCTEFMVKLEPEKMKEHNFSEQKFREDISVYGDSLLVVSDDEVVKVHIHAEHPGDPMNYGQRYGSLIKIKVENMREQHTALLDEPAPTLVPEKVSQPKEKQPYGIVTVAMGSGIKNLFESIGATQVIEGGQTMNPSTEDIVKAIEEANAEKIIILPNNGNIVMAAEQAASVVDQDVVVVRSKTVPQGMAAMLAFNPAGTLEENEENMKEALSHVKTGQITYAVRDTEIDGVAIQKDDFMCIADGKIVSTNAEKVGAAKQLLETMIDEDSEIVTILQGEDATDEEVAELVAFVEEQFEDAEVEVHQGNQPVYSFIFSVE; this is encoded by the coding sequence GTGTCAATTCAAAAAATTGATGGAAAACGTTTATCACAAATGATTATTCAAGGAGCGAATAATTTAACAAATAATGTTCAGCTTGTTGATGCATTAAACGTTTTTCCAGTTCCAGATGGCGATACCGGTACAAACATGAATTTATCAATGACTTCAGGCGCGCGTGAAGTGAAAGCAAACCCTTCACAGCATGCTGGTAAAGTCGGCGTAAGTTTAGCAAAAGGATTATTAATGGGAGCTCGTGGTAACTCGGGAGTTATTTTATCTCAGTTATTCCGTGGTTTCTCAAAATCTATTGAACAAAAAGAAGAGTTAACAACTGTTGATTTTGCTGCAGCTTTAGAAGCTGGTGTAGAAACAGCATATAAAGCAGTTATGAAACCGATTGAAGGAACGATTTTAACGGTTGCTAGAGAAACGGGTAAATATGCAGTTACAGTTGCGAAAAAACAGCGCGACTTTGTTTTATTTATGGAAGACGTTGTGAAAGAAGCGAATGCATCGTTAAATCGTACGCCAGATTTATTACCTGTATTAAAACAAGTTGGCGTTGTAGATAGCGGTGGTAAAGGTCTTGTTGTTGTATACGAAGGCTTTTTAGCTGATTTAAAAGGAGAAACAATTTCTTCTGAGGTACCTGTACAACCATCTATGAATGAAATGGTACGTGCAGAGCATCACCGTAGTGTACAAAGCCAATTGAGTACAGAAGACATTAAATATGGATATTGTACGGAATTTATGGTGAAATTAGAGCCTGAAAAAATGAAGGAACATAATTTCTCTGAACAAAAATTCCGTGAAGATATTAGTGTGTACGGAGATTCATTACTTGTCGTATCGGACGATGAGGTTGTAAAAGTTCATATTCATGCGGAACACCCTGGAGATCCTATGAATTATGGTCAACGTTACGGCAGTCTAATTAAGATTAAAGTAGAAAATATGCGTGAACAGCATACTGCTCTATTAGATGAACCAGCGCCAACATTGGTGCCTGAAAAGGTGAGTCAGCCAAAAGAGAAACAACCATATGGTATTGTCACTGTAGCGATGGGATCTGGTATTAAAAACTTATTTGAGAGTATCGGTGCAACGCAGGTTATCGAAGGTGGTCAAACGATGAATCCAAGTACGGAGGATATCGTAAAGGCGATTGAAGAGGCAAATGCTGAAAAAATCATTATTTTACCGAATAACGGAAATATAGTGATGGCAGCAGAGCAAGCGGCATCGGTTGTAGATCAAGATGTTGTTGTTGTACGTTCAAAAACTGTTCCTCAAGGTATGGCTGCAATGTTAGCATTTAATCCAGCTGGCACGTTAGAAGAAAACGAAGAGAACATGAAAGAAGCTTTATCACATGTGAAAACAGGTCAAATTACGTATGCAGTTCGTGATACAGAAATTGATGGTGTAGCAATTCAAAAAGATGATTTCATGTGTATTGCAGATGGAAAAATTGTATCTACAAACGCTGAAAAAGTAGGTGCAGCGAAGCAATTGCTAGAAACGATGATTGATGAAGATTCTGAAATCGTAACAATCCTACAAGGTGAAGATGCAACGGATGAAGAGGTTGCTGAGTTAGTTGCATTTGTAGAAGAGCAATTTGAAGATGCTGAAGTAGAAGTGCATCAAGGTAACCAGCCTGTATATTCTTTCATCTTCTCTGTGGAATAA
- a CDS encoding Asp23/Gls24 family envelope stress response protein, giving the protein MSIEIKTKYGQIDISTDVIATIAGGAAVDCYGIVGMASKNQLKDGLTDILRKENFTRGVIVRKEEDEVHIDMYIIVSYGTKISEVAHNVQTKVKYTLDQTVGLAVDSVNIYVQGVKVINL; this is encoded by the coding sequence ATGTCAATTGAAATTAAAACGAAGTACGGTCAAATTGATATTAGTACAGATGTAATTGCAACAATTGCTGGAGGTGCCGCAGTAGATTGCTACGGTATCGTTGGTATGGCATCAAAAAATCAGTTAAAAGATGGATTAACAGATATTTTACGAAAAGAAAACTTCACTAGAGGTGTTATTGTTCGTAAAGAGGAAGATGAAGTACATATTGATATGTATATTATTGTGAGCTATGGTACGAAAATTTCAGAGGTAGCACATAACGTTCAAACAAAAGTGAAATATACATTAGATCAAACTGTAGGACTAGCAGTAGATTCTGTAAACATCTACGTACAAGGAGTTAAAGTAATAAACTTGTAA